A genomic region of Phragmites australis chromosome 2, lpPhrAust1.1, whole genome shotgun sequence contains the following coding sequences:
- the LOC133908831 gene encoding DExH-box ATP-dependent RNA helicase DExH6-like, whose amino-acid sequence MVHMSFVPVHPNLLRRPLFRKAPPPSRFSFGAPQQRSVNEATAAATRQPPFSQTGRAAPDEAGKPPRPIRGDVDEEEERMGRKGRKGKDAAAGGAAGGSGGGGGGMREATLVRVSKLLEDFRASDAEVYTFEPDISKQERAAIHEMCRKMGMISKSSGYGERRRLSVYKNKQKQGPDMEEGPSHLGFSEEARHVLQDLFTHYPPDDADLNGDAVRNSSDKPANIKWKPDSAFCRPAMGKPDIAKKVEKLASKINGSAQLRKITQDRSKLPISSFKDVISSTLENHQVVLISGETGCGKTTQVPQYILDHMWAKGESCKIICTQPRRISAISVAERISAERGEAVGDTVGYKIRLESKGGNNSSILFCTNGVLLRVLIGRGTNTSKARNPKRSLDDTVLGITHIIVDEIHERDRFSDFMLTILRDLLPVYPHLRLVLMSATIDAERFSQYFNGCPVILVPGFTYPVKTFYLEDVLSILHSVGDNHLNPTTSDLKQSSVLADDIKSSMDDSINLALVNDEFDPLLELISVEQNPEIYNYQHSETGVTSLMVFATKGHLGDVCMLLSFGVDCSAQDHDGKSALDWAQQENQQEVCEVIKKHMECSSAKSAEDNELLNKYLATINPEHIDTVLIVRLLGKICVDSNEGAILVFLPGWEDINQTRERLLASPSFRDSSKFLVLSLHSMIPSSEQKKVFKHPPSGVRKIILSTNIAETAVTIDDVVFVIDSGRMKEKSYDPYNNVSTLHASWVSKANARQREGRAGRCQPGTCYHLYSRFRAVSLPDYQIPEIKRMPIEELCLQVKLLDSNCRIADFLKKTLDPPIPETVRNAITLLQDLGALTQDEQLTDLGEKLGSLPVHPSTTKMLLFAILMNCLDPALTLACAADYRDPFLLPMAPDERKRAAAAKVELASLYGGFSDQLAVVAAFDCWRRAKDRGQESQFCTKYFVSPNIMNMLSNMRKQLQNELSQRGFVPADTSACSLNSKDPGIMRAVLMAGAYPMVGRLLPPRKNARKAVVETTSGVKVRLHPHSCNFNLSFSKPSGNPLVIYDEITRGDGGMYIKNCSVIGSYPLLLLATEMVVAPPDDSDEEDEDSSEDEAEKNTIVQHKEEIMSSPDNTVSVVVDRWLRFDATALDVAQIYCLRERLASAILFKVKYPQDVLPPALGASMYAIACILSYDGLPTMVPSNDFSTNRALSQNSAEASRFSQGRRVGYIPPGGFLISLLADKPHNTAPFQKSSNHPGGASGNTRPSRPSVGRFDQSQRPFRNSVPGSSTPRSFKRQRDAAR is encoded by the exons TGTACACATTTGAACCTGATATATCCAAACAAGAGCGAGCTGCAATCCATGAGATGTGTAGAAAAATGGGCATGATATCCAAAAGTTCTGG GTATGGGGAAAGGCGACGCCTTTctgtttataaaaataaacagaAGCAGGGGCCTGACATGGAAGAAGGCCCTAGCCACCTTGGATTTTCTGAAGAAGCGAGACACGTTTTGCAGGATTTATTTACACATTATCCTCCCGATGATGCTGATTTAAATGGGGATGCTGTCAGGAATTCTAGTGATAAGCCTGCAAACATTAAATGGAAACCAGATAGTGCCTTTTGCAGGCCAGCAATGGGCAAACCTGATATAGCGAAAAAAGTCGAGAAGCTTGCCTCTAAAATAAATGGATCTGCACAGTTGAGAAAG ATCACTCAAGACAGATCCAAACTTCCTATTTCATCCTTCAAGGATGTCATCTCTTCGACTTTGGAAAACCACCAG GTGGTTCTTATTTCTGGAGAAACAGGCTGCGGTAAAACCACCCAG GTTCCTCAATACATCTTGGATCATATGTGGGCCAAGGGTGAATCATGTAAGATCATATGCACTCAACCACGTCGGATATCAGCTATTTCAG TTGCCGAGCGAATCTCTGCTGAAAGAGGAGAGGCTGTTGGTGACACAGTTGGATATAAG ATACGTTTGGAGTCAAAAGGAGGAAACAATTCATCAATCTTGTTCTGCACAAATGGCGTTCTTTTGAGAGTATTGATAGGAAGAGGAACTAACACCTCAAAAGCACGAAATCCGAAGCGCTCGTTAGATGATACAGTTTTGGGGATAACACACATCATTGTG GACGAAATCCATGAAAGGGATAGGTTTTCTGATTTCATGCTGACTATTCTAAG AGATTTGTTGCCGGTGTATCCTCATCTTCGTTTG GTACTCATGAGTGCAACAATTGATGCTGAGCGGTTTTCACAATACTTCAATGGATGCCCAGTCATTCTAGTCCCTGGGTTTACCTATCCT GTCAAAACTTTCTATTTGGAGGATGTGCTTTCTATTCTGCATTCTGTAGGCGATAATCATCTTAATCCTACAACCAGTGATCTGAAACAGAGCAGTGTATTAGCTGACGATATCAAAAGCTCAATGGATGATTCAATTAATCTGGCTTTGGTCAATGATGAATTTGATCCTCTCCTTGAGCTTATTTCTGTAGAGCAGAACCCAGAAATCTACAACTACCAGCATTCAGAGACTGGTGTAACATCTTTAATGGTTTTTGCTACAAAGGGTCATCTTGGTGATGTTTGTATGCTTTTATCGTTTGGTGTGGATTGTTCAGCACAAGATCATGATGGAAAATCTGCATTAGATTGGGCACAGCAAGAGAATCAACAGGAGGTTTGTGAAGTAATCAAGAAACATATGGAGTGTAGTTCAGCAAAATCAGCTGAAGATAATGAGCTGCTTAATAAGTACTTGGCAACCATAAATCCAGAGCACATTGATACTGTACTAATAGTACGTTTGCTTGGGAAAATTTGTGTAGATTCCAATGAAGGAGCTATCTTGGTATTTCTTCCTGGGTGGGAAGATATAAATCAAACACGGGAAAGGTTGCTTGCTTCTCCATCCTTCCGGGATTCATCAAAGTTTCTTGTGTTGTCACTTCATTCCATGATCCCATCTTCAGAGCAGAAAAAGGTTTTCAAACATCCACCATCAGGCGTTCGTAAGATCATTCTTTCAACCAATATTGCAGAGACTGCCGTGACAATTGATGATGTTGTGTTTGTCATAGACAGTGGGAGAATGAAAGAGAAAAGCTATGATCCATACAATAATGTGTCGACACTTCATGCTTCCTGGGTTTCAAAAGCTAATGCAAGACAACGTGAAGGGCGTGCTGGTCGTTGTCAGCCAGGAACTTGCTATCATCTTTACTCAAGGTTTAGAGCAGTATCATTGCCCGACTACCAAATTCCTGAAATAAAAAGAATGCCCATTGAGGAACTTTGTTTGCAG GTTAAACTGCTTGATTCAAACTGCAGAATAGCAGACTTTTTAAAGAAAACCTTGGACCCTCCAATTCCAGAAACTGTAAGAAATGCCATTACCCTACTTCAGGATCTTGGTGCTTTAACACAAGATGAACAACTAACAGATTTAGGAGAAAAGCTGGGTTCCCTTCCGGTCCATCCATCCACAACCAAGATGCTCCTGTTTGCTATATTAATGAACTGCCTGGATCCTGCATTGACATTGGCATGTGCAGCGGATTATAGAGATCCGTTCCTCCTTCCAATGGCTCCAGATGAGAGAAAAAGAGCAGCCGCAGCGAAGGTTGAGCTTGCTTCATTGTATGGTGGGTTCAGCGACCAGCTTGCCGTTGTGGCGGCATTTGACTGTTGGAGACGTGCCAAAGATAGGGGCCAAGAATCTCAGTTTTGTACAAAGTATTTTGTCTCTCCAAACATCATGAATATGCTGTCAAACATGAGGAAACAGCTTCAAAACGAACTGTCTCAAAGAGGGTTTGTTCCGGCAGATACATCTGCCTGCAGCTTAAACTCCAAAGATCCAG GTATCATGCGTGCTGTTCTTATGGCTGGTGCTTACCCAATGGTAGGGAGATTGCTTCCTCCTCGCAAAAATGCTAGAAAAGCAGTCGTGGAGACAACAAGCGGTGTCAAAGTTCGTCTACATCCACATTCCTGCAACTTTAACCTATCATTTAGTAAACCTTCTGGGAATCCACTAGTGATATACGATGAGATCACTCGAGGTGATGGTGGAATGTATATTAAAAACTGTTCTGTCATTGGGTCATATCCTTTGCTTCTGCTTGCTACAGAAATGGTTGTTGCTCCACCTGATGAcagtgatgaagaggatgaagatTCCAGTGAGGATGAAGCTGAGAAAAACACTATCGTACAGCATAAAGAAGAGATTATGTCTTCTCCTGATAACACTGTTTCAGTTGTTGTTGATCGGTGGCTCCGATTTGATGCGACTGCTCTGGATGTTGCTCAAATATACTGCTTAAGAGAACGTCTAGCATCTGCTATTCTTTTCAAA GTCAAATATCCACAAGATGTTCTCCCGCCTGCTCTTGGAGCATCGATGTATGCTATTGCATGCATCCTTTCATATGATGGCTTGCCTACTATGGTTCCATCCAATGATTTTTCAACGAACCGAGCTTTGAGCCAGAATTCAGCGGAAGCTAGCAGATTCTCCCAGGGAAGGAGAGTGGGTTATATTCCACCTGGTGGTTTCCTCATATCCTTGTTAGCTGATAAGCCACATAATACAGCTCCTTTTCAGAAGTCATCTAACCACCCAGGGGGTGCTTCAGGGAACACTCGGCCATCCAGGCCCTCCGTTGGTAGATTTGATCAATCACAGCGTCCTTTTCGCAATTCTGTACCAGGGAGCTCAACACCACGGTCTTTCAAAAGGCAGCGTGATGCTGCACGGTGA